The proteins below are encoded in one region of Sphaerodactylus townsendi isolate TG3544 linkage group LG06, MPM_Stown_v2.3, whole genome shotgun sequence:
- the LOC125434801 gene encoding uncharacterized protein LOC125434801 gives MSAFASLEGRQRQRFAAPCSHPRGRTETAGEGNEEPKAVQPGNGGHTGKTHLTHLTHPPNLTHLIHLTQPNPTPPNPTPPNLTPPNLTHLTAWLTGGRVSVELRERTQKQLKSELKVHLELFQKVPQASEAPGHKWRPNKKRWKGLGGPRESDLKMATAGKTGCKSESAQPTLKQTGQKMEFKCILKDIKETPGEGERPWGRRQGNPRGDPQEGDGDAGEGRRARDKEPGGKNPKRSVSKRSAETKRGFKRTEG, from the coding sequence TCAGAGATTTGCAGCGCCATGTTCGCACCCTCGAGGAAGAACAGAAACAGCAGGAGAAGGAAATGAAGAGCCTAAAGCAGTCCAACCAGGAAATGGAGGCCACACTGGAAAGACCCACCTAACCCACCTAACCCACCCACCTAACCTAACCCACCTAATCCACttaacccaacccaacccaaccccacctAACCCAACCCCACCTAACCTAACCCCACCTAACCTAACCCACCTAACCGCTTGGCTGACGGGTGGACGTGTATCTGTTGAGCTCCGAGAGAGAACACAAAAACAGCTAAAAAGTGAGTTAAAAGTGCATTTGGAATTGTTCCAAAAGGTGCCCCAGGCGTCCGAAGCTCCCGGGCACAAGTGGAGGCCCAACAAGAAGCGATGGAAGGGGCTGGGGGGGCCGAGAGAAAGCGACCTGAAAATGGCCACGGCAGGAAAAACCGGCTGCAAAAGCGAAAGTGCCCAGCCGACGTTGAAGCAAACTGGCCAAAAAATGGAATTTAAATGCATTTTGAAAGACATAAAAGAGACACCCGGGGAGGGGGAACGTCCCTGGGGGCGGCGGCAGGGAAACCCCAGGGGTGACCCCCAGGAAGGCGATGGCGACGCTGGCGAAGGGCGCAGAGCGAGGGATAAGGAGCCGGGAGGAAAAAATCCAAAGCGGAGCGTTTCCAAACGCTCCGCAGAGACCAAGAGGGGATTCAAACGAACGGAGGGGTGA